In Mercenaria mercenaria strain notata chromosome 14, MADL_Memer_1, whole genome shotgun sequence, the following are encoded in one genomic region:
- the LOC123527147 gene encoding rho GTPase-activating protein gacV-like, with protein sequence MMRRNGGMAKVVVCIVAFFGLVYFIYLYNDLSGQLKNTERSAERYRREQESVSAQLQDQIIAKDELKQRCDNEKEQMTNRLNSQQQQYKMLKSQHEDMETEFGRLQNEKEKENEEHKKQDEERAIEYNQFKQEKSLEIASLKDDKAHLPVLNAGRV encoded by the exons ATGATGCGAAGAAATGGTGGCATGGCTAAAGTAGTCGTCTGTATAGTTGCGTTTTTTGGTctcgtttattttatttatttgtacaacGACTTGTCCGGGCAGTTGAAAAACACGGAACGTTCTGCAGAAAGGTACAGAAGAGAACAAGAATCGGTTTCGGCCCAGTTACAAG ACCAGATTATTGCAAAAGATGAGCTGAAACAGAGATGTgataatgaaaaa gaaCAGATGACAAACAGACTAAACTCACAGCAACAGCAATATAAAATGCTAAAG AGTCAGCATGAAGACATGGAGACAGAGTTTGGTCGTTTACAAAATGAGAAGGAAAAAGAGAATGAGGAACACAAGAAACAGGACGAGGAACGTGCAATAGAATATAACCAGTTTAAACAGGAAAAATCCCTCGAAATAGCTAGTCTTAAAG